A DNA window from Mya arenaria isolate MELC-2E11 chromosome 17, ASM2691426v1 contains the following coding sequences:
- the LOC128223243 gene encoding nascent polypeptide-associated complex subunit alpha, muscle-specific form-like: MRPRRRYQRPASDLPEARSISRRRSFRDTLTYRCRSARCTLIHHSRSSKGRLIDRSCSSRVTHISLANINTLTYRSHSARGTLPTRSRSSKAMIIDRSRSSKSTFTNRIRYYRGTLTHSSRSSRGSTFRNHTSRGTFETYNRSFKGRASNLQPFFQRHTPHSQSCSLRGAFLNLSGSEEAISPTTATLPKTTVALQEERPTPAATLLEARSTPAASLPDTPSPPAAILSEVHSQPTAALPEAHSPAAATFPDEHSPPAATPPEAGSPSAATPPEADYPPAATLPEAGSPPTAIPPEAGSPPRATLPEAGSPPTATPPEAGSPPTATPPEAGSPPTTTPPEAGSPPTATPSEAGSQPTATLPEAGSPPAATPPEAGSQPTATLPETGSPPTATLPEAGSPYTATPPEAGSPPAATPPEAGSQPTATPPETGSPPTATPPEAASPPAATPPEAGSPPAATPPEAGSPPAATPPEAGSPPTATPPEAGSPPTATPPEAGSPPTVIPPEVGSPPAATPPEAGSPAAATPPEAGSPPTATPPEAGSPPTATPPEAGSPPTATPPEAGSPPTATPPEAGSPPAATFLEAGYPHTATPPEAGSPPTATPPETGSQPTATPPEAASPLTATLPEVQSQPADTFSEALSRPTATLPEARSPTTATLQGVQSPPTATLPEVHSPPAATLPEVQFQPAATFSEALSRPAAIFPEAGSQPQPLFKGYSPHPQPLIQRHTPHPQPRFQRHCSQSLPVFQSYTHHLQSLFQRHSHLSTTALREQHSLTAVALEEACAPPAVILPEESLPPAAILPEACSPPIATFSEARSPPIGTFPGTRAPTRSLSHSFNHRSRSARCTLTIPQLLF, encoded by the exons ATGAGACCACGT AGGCGCTATCAGCGACCCGCATCAGATCTTCCAGAGGCACGCTCAATCTCCCGCAGGCGCTCTTTCAGAGACACACTCACCTACCGTTGTCGTTCTGCCAGATGCACGCTCATCCACCACAGCCGCTCTTCCAAAGGCAGGCTTATCGATCGCAGCTGCTCTTCTAGGGTCACGCACATCAGCCTCGCAAACATAAACACACTCACCTACCGCAGTCACTCTGCAAGAGGCACACTCCCTACCCGTAGCCGCTCTTCCAAAGCCATGATCATCGACCGCAGCCGCTCTTCTAAGAGCACGTTCACCAACCGTATCCGCTACTACAGAGGCACACTCACCCACAGCAGCCGCTCTTCCAGAGGCTCAACATTCCGCAACCACACTTCAAGAGGCACATTCGAAACCTACAACCGCTCTTTCAAGGGGCGCGCTTCCAACCTGCAGCCGTTCTTCCAGAGGCATACTCCCCACTCACAGAGCTGCTCTTTAAGAGGCGCTTTCCTCAACCTAAGCGGCTCTGAAGAGGCAATCTCCCCGACCACAGCCACTCTTCCAAAG ACCACAGTCGCTCTGCAAGAGGAACGCCCTACACCTGCGGCGACTCTTTTGGAGGCACGATCTACGCCCGCAGCCTCTCTTCCAGATACACCCTCCCCACCCGCAGCCATTCTCTCTGAGGTACACTCCCAACCTACAGCCGCTCTTCCAGAGGCACACTCTCCAGCCGCAGCCACTTTTCCAGACGAACACTCCCCACCCGCAGCCACTCCTCCAGAGGCAGGCTCCCCATCCGCAGCCACTCCTCCAGAGGCAGACTACCCACCAGCAGCCACTCTTCCAGAGGCAGGCTCCCCACCCACAGCCATTCCTCCAGAGGCAGGCTCCCCACCCAGAGCCACTCTTCCAGAGGCAGGCTCTCCACCCACAGCCACTCCTCCAGAGGCAGGCTCTCCACCCACAGCAACTCCTCCAGAGGCAGGCTCCCCACCCACAACCACTCCTCCAGAGGCAGGCTCCCCACCCACGGCCACTCCTTCAGAGGCAGGCTCCCAACCCACAGCCACTCTTCCAGAGGCAGGCTCCCCACCCGCAGCTACTCCTCCAGAGGCAGGCTCCCAACCCACAGCCACTCTTCCAGAGACAGGATCCCCACCCACAGCCACTCTTCCAGAGGCAGGCTCCCCATACACAGCCACTCCTCCAGAGGCAGGCTCCCCACCCGCAGCTACTCCTCCAGAGGCAGGCTCCCAACCCACAGCCACTCCTCCAGAGACAGGCTCCCCACCCACAGCCACTCCTCCAGAAGCAGCCTCCCCACCCGCAGCTACTCCTCCAGAGGCAGGCTCCCCACCCGCAGCTACTCCTCCAGAGGCAGGCTCCCCACCCGCAGCTACTCCTCCAGAGGCAGGCTCCCCACCCACAGCCACTCCTCCAGAGGCAGGCTCCCCACCCACAGCCACTCCTCCAGAGGCAGGCTCCCCACCCACAGTTATTCCTCCAGAGGTAGGCTCCCCACCCGCAGCTACTCCTCCAGAGGCAGGCTCTCCAGCCGCAGCCACTCCTCCAGAGGCAGGCTCCCCACCCACAGCCACTCCTCCAGAGGCAGGCTCCCCACCCACAGCCACTCCTCCAGAGGCAGGCTCCCCACCCACAGCCACTCCTCCAGAGGCAGGCTCCCCACCCACAGCCACTCCTCCAGAGGCAGGCTCCCCACCCGCAGCCACATTTCTAGAGGCAGGCTACCCACACACAGCCACTCCTCCAGAGGCAGGCTCCCCACCCACAGCCACTCCTCCAGAGACAGGCTCCCAACCCACAGCAACTCCTCCGGAGGCAGCCTCCCCACTCACAGCCACTCTTCCGGAGGTACAGTCCCAACCGGCAGACACTTTTTCAGAGGCACTCTCCCGACCAACAGCCACTCTTCCAGAGGCACGCTCCCCGACCACAGCCACTCTTCAAGGGGTACAGTCCCCACCCACAGCCACTCTTCCAGAGGTACACTCCCCACCCGCAGCCACTCTTCCGGAAGTACAGTTCCAACCCGCAGCCACTTTCTCAGAGGCACTCTCCCGACCCGCAGCCATTTTTCCAGAGGCAGGCTCCCAACCGCAGCCACTATTCAAGGGGTACAGTCCCCACCCGCAGCCACTCATCCAGAGGCACACTCCCCACCCGCAGCCTCGCTTCCAGAGGCACTGTTCGCAATCGCTTCCGGTCTTCCAGAGTTACACTCACCACCTGCAGTCGCTCTTCCAAAGGCACTCTCACCTTTCCACGACCGCTCTTAGAGAGCAACACTCACTGACCGCGGTCGCTTTGGAGGAGGCATGCGCTCCACCTGCAGTCATACTTCCAGAGGAAAGCTTACCACCCGCAGCCATTCTTCCAGAGGCATGCTCCCCACCAATAGCCACTTTTTCAGAGGCACGCTCCCCACCCATAGGCACTTTTCCTGGGACACGCGCACCGACTCGCAGCCTCTCGCACTCATTCAACCACCGCAGCCGCTCTGCCAGATGTACGCTTACCATCCCGCAGCTACTCTTCTAA